The Stigmatella aurantiaca genome segment CGCAGCAGTCTGGTGTCGGCTTCTTGGTCTCTCGCCGCCGGTTCCACGGCGATGGCGCTCAACGCCAGCGTGGGCGCGGACGTGTCTCCAAGCACGGCCACCGCGGGTCCAAGCCTGAACGCGCGAGCGGGAAGCGCCAAGCCCGCCACTGTGGAAGGGGCGAGCTGCCACGGCAACCCTTCGGGGAGCAGCCGTGTACACTCCGCGGGTTCCACCTCCTTCAGCGGGGAGGCGGGCTCGGGCGCAGGCGTTCCCGCGAAGCCGACGAGTCTGCGCACCCGTTGGAAGCCCATGCGCTCGTAGAGCTTCACCGCAGGGATGTTCTGCTCGATGACTTCCAGCAGCATCCGCGTGTCCCCACGGGCGCGAGCCTCTTCCACGAGTGGGCCCAGCATGGCGCCGCCGAGCTTGCGGTTCCGATAGGCAGGAATGATTCCCATCGCTGCGATTCGGCTCACACGCCCTCGCCGCGCGATCAGGATGAGGCCTACCGCCTCGCTTCCCTCGCGCGCGACCCGGCTGTCCACTAGGGAGATGTGCTCGCTCCGCACACGCGCGTCGAACAGACACGGCGAATCCGGGACCTGGACGAAATAGTCCGCGAACGAGCGGGAGAAGAGAGTGGAGAGTTCTTGGAGCGAGAGTTCCGATGCGGGGGAGAGGTTCATGGGAGAAACCGCCTCACGCGGGCGTGTTGTAAATGGCGGATTTGAGCGCCGGATCG includes the following:
- a CDS encoding GNAT family N-acetyltransferase codes for the protein MNLSPASELSLQELSTLFSRSFADYFVQVPDSPCLFDARVRSEHISLVDSRVAREGSEAVGLILIARRGRVSRIAAMGIIPAYRNRKLGGAMLGPLVEEARARGDTRMLLEVIEQNIPAVKLYERMGFQRVRRLVGFAGTPAPEPASPLKEVEPAECTRLLPEGLPWQLAPSTVAGLALPARAFRLGPAVAVLGDTSAPTLALSAIAVEPAARDQEADTRLLRAIAAAHPGNPLAVSAIVPEGLCERFFLQASLVWSALSQLEMTYVPD